A region from the Achromobacter seleniivolatilans genome encodes:
- a CDS encoding LysR substrate-binding domain-containing protein, translating to MNRMLPGTRALRTFDAAARHLNFTHAAKEVGLTPAAVSYQIKEIEDQLGIVLFTRTSRSIQLTPAGAVLFEAVAESLDTLHRAAVRARRVSRGAAHLRLSVGARFATNWLLPRLLQFRAAHPGVELTFDISDDVRDFAGDDVDMAIRFGAGKYTGAISHRLFDTVVVPVCSPALLRASPKLKTPRDLLAHTLCYVDCKPDGIVWPNWPMWMAAAGITDFDDSRSVAFTESSHVVQAVVDGGAVGLVEWELVEREVQAGRLVKLFDVGLRVAPEYAYHLVYPAAADTDSRIGVFREWMLAGVRQMSR from the coding sequence ATGAATCGAATGCTGCCCGGCACCCGTGCGCTTAGAACGTTTGACGCCGCCGCGCGCCATCTGAATTTCACTCATGCGGCAAAAGAGGTCGGGCTGACGCCCGCGGCCGTCAGCTACCAGATCAAAGAGATCGAAGACCAGCTTGGCATCGTGCTGTTCACGCGCACCAGCCGCAGCATTCAGCTGACCCCCGCCGGCGCGGTGCTATTCGAAGCGGTGGCCGAATCGCTGGACACCCTGCATCGCGCCGCCGTTCGAGCGCGGCGGGTCAGCCGCGGGGCGGCGCATTTGCGACTGTCCGTAGGGGCTCGTTTCGCTACAAACTGGCTCCTGCCGCGCTTGCTGCAGTTTCGCGCGGCGCATCCCGGGGTGGAACTGACCTTTGATATCAGCGACGACGTTCGTGATTTTGCAGGCGACGATGTTGATATGGCGATCCGATTTGGCGCTGGCAAATACACGGGCGCGATATCGCATCGCCTGTTCGATACCGTGGTCGTGCCGGTGTGCAGTCCTGCACTGTTGCGCGCCAGCCCGAAATTGAAAACGCCGCGAGATCTGTTGGCTCATACGCTTTGCTATGTGGACTGCAAGCCCGATGGAATTGTCTGGCCGAACTGGCCAATGTGGATGGCCGCCGCCGGCATCACTGACTTCGATGACAGCCGCAGCGTGGCATTCACCGAATCCAGCCATGTGGTGCAGGCGGTGGTGGATGGGGGCGCGGTGGGCTTGGTGGAATGGGAACTGGTGGAACGCGAGGTCCAGGCGGGCAGGCTGGTCAAGTTGTTTGACGTAGGGCTGCGTGTGGCGCCGGAATACGCATATCACCTGGTGTATCCGGCGGCGGCAGACACGGATTCCCGGATAGGCGTGTTTCGGGAGTGGATGCTTGCCGGCGTGCGGCAGATGTCCCGTTGA
- a CDS encoding nitroreductase family protein, which yields MSNAYIDALKQRRTQYSLGRNLSASKEELATLIQDAIKHSPSSFNSQSSRAVILFGAESVKLWDLAIEEVRKVAPAEGFDKTEAKLKSFAAGVGTVLFFEDQGVVQGLQEKFALYADNFPVWSEQSGGMAQLSVWSALASAGVGASLQHYNPLIDGVVAQQWNIPAYWKLRAQMPFGSNEAGFGEKAFMDDAERFRVVG from the coding sequence ATGAGCAACGCTTATATCGACGCACTGAAACAGCGCCGCACGCAGTACTCGCTGGGCCGCAACCTGTCGGCCTCCAAAGAAGAGCTGGCAACGCTGATCCAAGACGCGATCAAGCACAGCCCTTCGTCGTTCAACTCGCAAAGCTCGCGCGCCGTGATTTTGTTTGGCGCTGAAAGCGTGAAGCTCTGGGATCTGGCCATCGAAGAAGTGCGCAAGGTTGCGCCCGCCGAAGGTTTCGACAAGACCGAAGCCAAGCTGAAGAGCTTTGCTGCTGGCGTTGGCACCGTGCTGTTCTTTGAAGACCAGGGCGTGGTGCAAGGTCTGCAAGAAAAGTTTGCGCTGTATGCCGACAACTTCCCGGTGTGGTCGGAACAGTCAGGCGGCATGGCTCAACTGTCCGTATGGTCGGCGCTGGCCAGCGCTGGCGTGGGCGCCAGCCTGCAGCACTACAACCCGCTGATCGACGGCGTGGTCGCGCAGCAATGGAATATTCCTGCGTACTGGAAGCTGCGCGCGCAAATGCCGTTCGGTTCGAACGAAGCCGGTTTTGGCGAAAAGGCGTTCATGGACGACGCCGAGCGCTTCCGCGTGGTGGGCTGA
- a CDS encoding GGDEF domain-containing protein — protein MDPILAGLSTSLPQAKSVEQLTRPLLEMLGSVTGLESTYLTSIDLKADLQHVRYARNVGDLQIPEGLSVPWGDTLCKRALDEGRMCTSDVSSCWPDSEAARALGIQTYVSTPVRTDTGMLLGTLCAASAGKHQIAPQAEAVLKLFSNVIANFLERELLMEQLHAANVQLMSYALTDPLTGLPNRRALYEELDRLQKRALREGGSVLVGVIDLDGFKGINDTYGHQQGDQFLQEISRRLAITLRTSDMLGRIGGDEFVLIGPGPALERGDAGPNGEAVRGTAEEAARTLEDRATAATIGKYQLGDMAVPYEGASVGVVAVDPRGQDAEALVRLADARMYEIKRARKGARTIH, from the coding sequence TTGGACCCGATACTCGCTGGCCTGTCGACTTCACTTCCACAAGCCAAGTCGGTAGAACAATTAACCCGACCGCTTCTGGAAATGCTTGGTTCAGTCACTGGGTTGGAATCCACGTATCTCACATCAATTGACTTGAAGGCCGACCTGCAACATGTGCGCTACGCGCGCAATGTAGGTGACTTGCAGATTCCCGAAGGTCTTTCTGTGCCGTGGGGCGACACCTTGTGCAAGCGTGCGCTGGATGAAGGCCGTATGTGCACGAGCGATGTTTCCAGCTGCTGGCCGGATTCCGAGGCCGCGCGGGCTCTGGGTATACAGACCTATGTCAGCACGCCCGTACGTACGGATACAGGGATGTTGCTGGGCACCTTGTGCGCAGCCAGCGCTGGCAAGCACCAGATCGCCCCGCAAGCAGAGGCCGTGTTGAAGCTGTTCTCCAACGTGATCGCCAATTTTCTTGAGCGCGAGCTGTTGATGGAACAACTGCACGCCGCCAATGTGCAACTCATGTCGTATGCGCTGACCGATCCGCTGACGGGGCTGCCGAACCGGCGCGCGCTCTATGAAGAGCTTGATCGCCTGCAAAAGCGCGCCTTGCGTGAAGGCGGCAGCGTGTTGGTCGGCGTGATCGACCTGGACGGCTTCAAAGGCATTAACGATACCTATGGGCATCAGCAGGGGGACCAGTTCCTGCAAGAGATTTCGCGCCGGCTGGCCATTACGCTACGCACCTCCGACATGCTGGGCCGGATCGGCGGCGATGAGTTCGTATTGATTGGGCCGGGCCCCGCATTAGAGCGGGGCGACGCCGGGCCAAACGGCGAAGCTGTGCGCGGAACGGCGGAAGAAGCGGCCCGGACGCTGGAAGACCGAGCCACGGCCGCTACCATCGGAAAGTATCAGCTGGGCGATATGGCTGTGCCCTACGAGGGCGCCAGCGTCGGCGTGGTGGCAGTAGACCCGCGTGGCCAGGATGCCGAAGCGCTTGTGCGGCTGGCCGATGCGCGCATGTATGAAATCAAACGGGCTCGCAAGGGCGCGCGTACGATTCACTAA
- a CDS encoding TonB-dependent siderophore receptor produces MSTVTDLRLSLLAAALVALFSSANAQAQPVAGNNPVAADAGAALRAYDIPAQALGSSLARIASESGEAISVNAELVRGLQAPEVRGRYTAEQAAHAAIAGSGLELLRTGSGSWALRRQPQAASGVVTLGAVQVTGERDPAVTENTGSYTSTGPSATGTPLALSWKETPQSVTVITRQRLDDQKLESVIDALENTTGVTAFRQGMGTDLSGLWSRGFTISNFLVDGIPSSLGSSSYWRNTAMYDRIEVVRGATGLMSGMGTPAASINLVRKRPTAEGQASITAEAGSWDRYGLGADLSGPLSDNGKLRGRIVVDEKNQHSWIDRYEKQDRMVYGITELDLSSSTLLTAGFSYETNKNDSPLRTGLPFTYSNGAPTNFKRSTNAAPDWSFYDSELTNLFASVKHDFGKGWAGKVEVTHTIYNYDSALYFLTGSIDQATGQGASLWPVRWKSNDRQTTLDAQVSGPFDLLGRQHEIVAGISLSQLRSDTPSYGGWLGPWTGYDGTIPDFRSWNGASNEPNFVKAGETNTKETQYSAYLTSRFKLADATSLIAGARVTNWERKADTSVVGVSGNTRTDTRETGVIVPYAGLVHDLDANWTVYGSYTRIFSPQTAATRDVNNNVLDPERGTSYELGIKSSFMEDRLNAGLALFRTNQSNLANYDAATSSYVALQGIKTKGAELELTGELRRGWNIAAGYTYSLSEDAKGQRAITQIPRHSVKLFTTYRLPDALNKLTVGGGINWQSMSGYVGEAQQSSYTVVNAMARYEFSKQFSATLNVNNLFDKSYYSGLSAYGGVYGAPRNVMLSAKYAF; encoded by the coding sequence ATGTCTACCGTTACTGATCTGCGGCTGTCGCTGCTGGCCGCTGCTCTGGTCGCTTTGTTTTCGTCGGCCAACGCGCAGGCGCAACCCGTGGCGGGCAACAACCCTGTTGCCGCCGACGCGGGCGCAGCGCTGCGCGCCTACGATATCCCCGCGCAAGCGCTGGGCAGCAGTCTCGCCCGCATCGCTAGCGAAAGCGGCGAAGCCATATCGGTAAATGCCGAGCTGGTGCGCGGACTACAGGCGCCTGAAGTGCGTGGCCGCTACACCGCCGAGCAGGCCGCTCATGCGGCAATCGCCGGCAGCGGGCTGGAACTGCTGCGCACCGGCAGCGGCAGTTGGGCCTTGCGCCGGCAGCCGCAAGCCGCAAGCGGTGTTGTGACGCTAGGCGCCGTGCAGGTCACGGGCGAGCGCGACCCGGCAGTGACTGAGAACACCGGTTCGTATACGTCCACTGGTCCCAGCGCCACGGGCACGCCGCTTGCACTTAGCTGGAAGGAAACGCCGCAGTCTGTCACCGTCATCACGCGCCAGCGCCTGGATGACCAGAAGCTGGAGAGCGTCATCGACGCACTGGAAAACACGACGGGCGTCACGGCTTTTCGTCAGGGCATGGGCACCGACCTGAGCGGCCTTTGGTCACGCGGTTTTACGATCTCGAACTTTCTGGTCGACGGCATTCCCAGTTCGCTGGGATCGTCCAGCTATTGGCGCAACACGGCCATGTACGACCGGATTGAAGTCGTGCGCGGCGCCACCGGCCTTATGAGCGGCATGGGCACGCCCGCAGCCAGCATCAATCTGGTGCGCAAACGCCCCACCGCCGAAGGGCAGGCAAGCATCACGGCGGAAGCAGGCAGCTGGGACCGCTACGGCCTGGGCGCGGACCTGTCCGGCCCGCTGTCCGACAACGGCAAACTGCGCGGCCGCATCGTCGTCGATGAGAAGAACCAGCATTCTTGGATCGACCGCTACGAAAAGCAGGACCGCATGGTGTACGGCATCACCGAACTGGATCTGAGCAGCTCGACCTTGCTGACGGCCGGCTTCAGCTACGAGACCAATAAAAACGACTCGCCGCTGCGCACCGGCCTGCCTTTCACCTACAGCAATGGCGCACCCACGAACTTCAAACGTTCGACCAATGCAGCGCCCGACTGGAGCTTTTACGACAGCGAGCTGACCAATCTGTTTGCCTCCGTCAAACATGATTTCGGCAAAGGCTGGGCGGGCAAGGTCGAAGTGACGCACACGATATACAACTACGACAGCGCCCTGTATTTTCTGACTGGCTCCATCGATCAGGCCACAGGGCAAGGCGCATCGCTTTGGCCGGTGCGCTGGAAGAGCAACGACCGGCAGACCACGTTGGACGCCCAGGTCAGCGGTCCTTTCGACCTGTTGGGCCGGCAGCATGAAATCGTGGCCGGCATCTCCTTGTCGCAGTTGCGCTCGGATACGCCCAGCTATGGCGGTTGGCTCGGTCCCTGGACCGGCTACGACGGCACAATCCCCGATTTCCGGAGCTGGAACGGCGCCTCCAATGAACCCAATTTCGTCAAGGCCGGTGAAACCAACACCAAGGAAACGCAGTACAGCGCTTACCTGACCTCGCGCTTCAAACTGGCCGACGCAACCAGCCTGATCGCCGGTGCGCGGGTCACCAACTGGGAGCGCAAGGCCGACACATCCGTGGTCGGTGTCTCAGGCAACACACGAACCGACACTCGTGAAACCGGCGTGATCGTCCCCTACGCTGGTCTGGTGCATGACCTGGATGCAAATTGGACCGTCTACGGCAGCTATACCCGGATCTTCAGCCCGCAAACCGCCGCAACCCGCGACGTCAACAACAACGTCCTGGACCCCGAGCGCGGCACCAGCTATGAATTGGGCATCAAGTCCAGTTTCATGGAAGATCGCCTGAACGCAGGTCTGGCGCTGTTCCGCACCAACCAGAGCAATCTGGCCAACTACGACGCCGCCACCTCGTCCTACGTCGCGCTTCAAGGCATCAAGACCAAAGGCGCCGAACTGGAATTGACAGGAGAGCTCCGCCGCGGTTGGAACATTGCGGCGGGTTACACCTATTCCCTGAGCGAAGACGCCAAGGGCCAGCGCGCCATCACCCAAATCCCGCGCCACAGCGTCAAGCTCTTTACCACCTACCGTCTGCCCGACGCGCTCAACAAACTGACGGTCGGCGGCGGTATCAACTGGCAAAGTATGTCCGGCTACGTGGGTGAAGCCCAGCAATCCAGCTACACCGTCGTCAACGCCATGGCCCGCTACGAGTTCAGCAAGCAATTCAGCGCCACCTTGAACGTCAATAATTTGTTTGATAAGTCCTACTACAGCGGTCTGAGCGCCTATGGCGGCGTCTACGGCGCGCCTCGCAACGTCATGCTGAGCGCCAAATACGCGTTCTAA
- a CDS encoding aminotransferase class IV family protein codes for MPAHPASFVVQRNGVPANASDLTPLAFAGYAHFTAMQVRDGQVRGLDLHLARLRSASIDMFGVALPDEQIQAYLRTAIQAGPPDMSLVATVFSPAGEFTVASANVLPQVLVRTSPPSSGPSGPLALAAIEHERMLPAVKHVGEVAKTYLLRQAAAQGFDDAAFVDRQGRLSEASIWNLAFWDGEAVVWPNARMLTGTTMGIVQRQLARMGVPQRTRAIGLPDVAALTGAVVMNSWTPGVAINRIGDTALPDAPEFLTLLHAAYLAETPSPL; via the coding sequence ATGCCTGCCCATCCCGCTTCTTTCGTGGTTCAACGTAATGGCGTGCCGGCAAACGCCAGCGATCTCACGCCGTTGGCATTCGCGGGGTACGCCCACTTCACTGCGATGCAGGTACGCGACGGACAGGTCCGCGGCCTGGACCTGCATCTGGCCCGGTTGCGGTCAGCGTCGATAGACATGTTTGGCGTGGCACTGCCGGACGAGCAGATTCAGGCGTATCTGCGAACAGCCATCCAGGCGGGGCCGCCCGATATGTCGCTGGTGGCAACCGTGTTTTCACCTGCAGGAGAGTTCACGGTGGCGAGCGCCAATGTGCTGCCACAGGTGTTGGTACGCACCAGTCCGCCCTCGTCCGGCCCATCGGGCCCTCTCGCACTGGCAGCGATTGAGCATGAACGCATGCTGCCCGCCGTAAAACATGTGGGAGAAGTGGCCAAGACCTATCTATTGCGCCAGGCGGCCGCGCAAGGCTTTGATGACGCGGCGTTTGTTGACCGGCAAGGGCGGCTGAGCGAAGCATCGATCTGGAATCTGGCTTTCTGGGATGGCGAAGCCGTGGTGTGGCCCAACGCCCGGATGCTGACCGGCACCACGATGGGCATTGTCCAGCGGCAACTGGCACGAATGGGCGTGCCGCAGCGCACGCGCGCCATCGGACTGCCTGACGTCGCGGCATTGACAGGGGCCGTGGTCATGAATTCTTGGACGCCCGGCGTGGCCATCAACCGAATTGGCGATACCGCCCTGCCCGATGCACCGGAATTTCTGACGCTGCTGCATGCCGCCTATCTTGCAGAAACCCCTTCGCCTCTATAA